The DNA segment TGCTGTTCATTGGCCGGACGATTGGGCCTGGCGCCAAAACATTGGAAACGGGCGCCGGCTGCAGCACCGTCCTCTTCGCCCTGCGCGGCGCGCATCACACGGCAATCGCTCCCGACCAAGCCCTGACGGAACGCATCCTGGCCTTCTGCTCCTCCAAAGGCATTTCGACCTCACACTTGAAATTCATCGTGGCGCCCTCGGAACAGGCGCTGCCCCAGATCACCGAAGGAGACCTGGATTTGGTCCTGATTGATGGACGGCACGGTTTTCCGCAACCTTTCCTGGATTGGTACTACGTGGCGGGACTTCTGAAAATAGGCGGTTATGTGGTTATAGACGACCTGCATATCTGGACGTGCGAAACGCTGATGAACCTGCTGCTGGCCGAGCCGGATTGGAAATTGGTGCATGAATCGCTCGGAGGTTGCGTTTTCCAGAAACTGGGAAACAGCACGCACAATAATGACTATGATCACCAGCCTTACGTCATGAAAAATAGCCGTCAATTTTCCCTGCGAGCCAAGGGTCGGTATTTACTGAACCTGCTACGACGCGGCAACTACCGACTGTTCACCGCCACCCTGAAGCTGGGAATACAGTCCGCGCTCATGGGCAAATTCGGCGAACGGCCAAAAGGACGGCGCTAACCTTTCACCATCGCCTCTGAACTCAGGGCGAGTAGATAGCCGCGAAGAACATGTGAGCGCCGGCAGGGAGGCGCACGAACATTCCCCACTGTCTGCTCATCCGGTCGCTCAGCCACGATCCTTCCTGTTTCTTTTGATTTGAGTCAGCGCAACGCGCTACTTGCTGGGGAATACCTCTGCAAGAAAACGCGGTCATGGGTTGGGGAGCGCACCCTTCCCGCTCGTAGTTCCGGCTTCAGCCGGCCGCAACGCAGTCACTCGGTAATGCGCTGCCTTGCGCTTCGCCCCCGCCTGAAGGCGGGACTACAAACTTTGCCCTTCTCGCTCGTAGTTCCGGCTTCAGCCGGCAGCAACGCGGTCACTCGGTAATGCGCTTCCTTGTGCTTCGCCCCCGCCTGAAGGCGGGACTACAAACTTTGCCCTCCTCGCTCGTAGTCGAAGGCCGGATTACGAGCGAATGGCGAATCGATAGAAAAATGATCCGCGATTTAAGGTTGCATTGATTTTCGGGTCGTGCTCTCCTCGCAGTATTCGCCATGAACGCCAGCTTGCACGATGACGATTTCAGCAGCACCGCCTGCTTGGTGACTGCGGGTGAAGACGCCGCCGAAAACCTGTGTGCATGCACTCAGTGAGCACGATATGAAGCCCGCGCAGAAAAACATGGTGAAGCGACTCTGGCTGTTGGCGTGGGCGCTGTATGTTGTGTGCGTCTCCTTCCTGTTGGTTTTGAAGTTTGCGACAACGCTGATGGAGAAGACTTCTACAGCGGAGATTTTTACAGGACCTGCAATCACTCTCGCCTCAACGTTCGTGATTTGGATTGCAGTTAGGACAGTGCTACGCCGAATTTCCAAATACGAATAATGATTGACGCAACGAGATGGGACAGCGCAGCGCAAACCGGCTGTCCCGCACAAATGGTGTAAGGAATCTGGCTCGTCTCAGACGGGCTGCGGAATGAAAGGTCGCCCGCGCCTGCCGCACCGCTTCGGTGCGCTGCATTTGCGTTGTGGAGTACACTTGACGGAATTCACCAGCGGGCGTAAAACGGGGCACAACAAACAATGATCATCACCGCGAAATACGCCAACCACGCGAAAACTGGGACGGGAACAACAGCTTTCCCGGCTGCCACTTCTTTTCGCGTATTTCGGGTGGTTCGCGGTTCATCCGTTGGTTGGCATGGCTACAACGCCGGGTATGGCAACTGGAGCACGCACAACTACTACCATGGTTGCAGACCAATGAGGTCCGGTATATCTATGACGGCATGACGGTGGTGCAGGAACGGAATGCCACCCTGAAGCTGGGAATACAGTCCGCACTCATGGGCAAATTCGGCGAACGGCCAAAAGGACGACGCTGACCTTCTTCCACCGTCGCCTCTGAACTCAGCGGCGAGTAGATAGCCGGAGCTTAACGGGCGCGAGCCCGATAAAACGCACCGGTCACCGGGACTGACAAGTTAGTGTAGGTGGCCGTCCCAACCTCATTGAGATTGACGATGGCGAGGTTATTCCATGGGCCAGAGGGCGTGGTGGCACGTTCCAACTGGTAGGAAACGGTTGGCATTCCTGACAAAGCCAACACCCGACTGCCACCTTGGGCGGTCAACCCGATAAACTGGTTGGAAGTTTCGAAGCAAAAGATCGTGTCAACGGTGTTGCCATAAAATTTTCCGTCTTGTGCGAGAATTACTCCTCCCACGGGATGACGCCCAGAAATGTAACTTCCTAGCAACGCCGGGGTGGCTCCTGCTCCATTGGTAGAAAATCTAAATACACCGGTTCCGCTGGTGCCATAAAGTGCCCCGTCCGGCCCGACAGTCATTGGCCCGGCGGGATAGCTAGGACGGTAGAATCCCGAGGTTGCGACTACTTGAACACTGCCATTGGTCAACACGCGAAATAAAGTGCCGTATTGGCTGGCTGGTTTGTTAAAAACTGTGCCGTATAAGTTTCCATCAGAATGTTGGACCAGCGTTCCCTGGCTGCCTCCGCCGAGCGTACTAGGATTGAATGCGGATAACACAGAGAACACTCCGTTGCTTGTCACACGAAACACTGTTCCAGACGATGACGTGCCGCCCGCTGCCGTTGTTCCATAAAAACATCCGTCTTTTGCACACATTAATCCCGCGCGAGGGAATGCACCCTTGGTATAGTAATCGAACGTAGCCAGGGCAACGATTTTAGCGTTGGTGCCCATGCGAAATATGGTGCCAAATCCCGCGCCACCAGATTCCGCAGTGCCATAAATATTACCGGACACATCCAAAACTAGAGGGCCACTCGGATTTGCCCCATTGGTATTGTCGAAATAAGCCAGCGGTGTGATTGATCCGTTGGTGTTGACACGAAAAAGGGAGCCAAAACCAAACGCACCACCTTTACTCGCTGCGCCATACAGAAATCCGTCCGGCCCGGGCACCAGCGATGACAGCGGCCCCCTGCCAGTAGAGAGTTGCAACGGAATGGAACGGAGTAACTCTCCATTTGTCGAAAGGCAGAACACCGTGCCCACGCCGTTGCTGCCGCCATACGATGTCGTGCCCCAAAGTGTGCCGTCGCTAAGTTGAGTTAAACCACCTCCGAGCGTTTGCCCTCCGGTCGGCCTGAATGAAGCAAGCGTAGTAAAGTCGCCGCCGGTCGTAAGACGAAAGGCTAGCCCGGCGAACGCTTCCCCTCCGCCCGCAGTCGTTCCGTAAAGCACTCCGCCGCCGCCAAGGGTTAAGTCGGAAATCGGGCCAGCTCCGTTCGTCTCCCAGAACGTGACCAGAGTCGTCACAACGCCATTGGTCGTCGCCCGGAAAATGGTTCCACGTGAACCACTGGCTCCGCTTAATTGCGCCGCGCCGTAGAGGAAGCCTGATGGATCCTGAACCAATCCCGTTTGCGGATAATAGCCATTGGCGTTCACTGCCATGTCGAAACTGTAAATAGTCGTCAAGATGCCATTTGTGGTGCAGCGGAAGATGGTGCCCACACCATTCTTACCACCGAAATACGAGGTGCCATAGAGCATGCCATCGGCACCATGGACCAACGCTCCCATGGGCTGACCGTTCGTCGTGCCGAGCGCCGCCACCACTGCGATGCTTCCATTGGTGGTCGCGCGGAAGATCGTTCCATAACCGATGCTGCCCCCCGATGCCATCGTGCCATAGAAAGCCCCATCGGGACCTTCCGTCAGTTCCCCATTCGCCAAACCGCCGTGCTCTGGACTGAACGCAACGAAGTTGGTGAAGTCTCCGGCAATAGTGACACGGTAGCATCCGGCAGTTTCATAACGAGTGCATCCATAGATCGCGCCGTCCTTCCCCAAGCCGATTCCATCCGGTCGGCTGCCGTAGTAAGGCGCGTTTGTCCCCGTGAAAGACACGAGCGTACTTAATTCGCCGTTGGTGGTGACACGAAAAATAGTTCCCAACCCTTCAGCGCCTCCCTCCAAGGTTGTGCCATACAATGCTCCGTCCGATCCCAATAGCATCCGGCCCGACGGCTTTGCCCCATTGGTCGTGGCAAAAGACACCAATGGAACCACCACGCCATTGCTCCCCAGCCGGAATACGAAACCTTGATTGTACTCGCCCGTTCCGGAACAGGTTCCATAC comes from the Verrucomicrobiia bacterium genome and includes:
- a CDS encoding class I SAM-dependent methyltransferase, translating into MITVEELLADPPKLHSFQPSPMTPSGMFKPGELINRWKLSDEELLFIGRTIGPGAKTLETGAGCSTVLFALRGAHHTAIAPDQALTERILAFCSSKGISTSHLKFIVAPSEQALPQITEGDLDLVLIDGRHGFPQPFLDWYYVAGLLKIGGYVVIDDLHIWTCETLMNLLLAEPDWKLVHESLGGCVFQKLGNSTHNNDYDHQPYVMKNSRQFSLRAKGRYLLNLLRRGNYRLFTATLKLGIQSALMGKFGERPKGRR